Proteins encoded together in one Amblyomma americanum isolate KBUSLIRL-KWMA chromosome 1, ASM5285725v1, whole genome shotgun sequence window:
- the LOC144113827 gene encoding putative nuclear transport factor 2, which translates to MSLLNAQYDTIGRTFIQQYYAMFDDPALRPNLGTLYNEEKSLMTFEGQQIFGRTKILEKIQGLGFQKICHSVTIIDCQPMFDGGILIFVLGQLKTDDDPAHTFNQVFVLKPIGESFYVEHDVFRLALHHTA; encoded by the exons ATGTCGCTGCTAAATGCACAGTACGACACAATTGGAAGAACTTTCATACAGCAATACTATGCTATGTTCGACGACCCTGCTTTGCGACCAAATTTGGGGACGCTGTACAAT GAAGAAAAATCTTTAATGACTTTTGAAGGACAGCAGATTTTTGGGCGGACGAAAATTCTAGAAAAAATACAG GGCCTCGGCTTTCAGAAGATATGCCACTCGGTAACCATCATTGACTGTCAGCCGATGTTCGACGGGGGCATTCTAATATTCGTCTTAGGCCAGCTCAAG ACTGACGATGATCCAGCGCATACGTTCAACCAAGTGTTTGTGTTGAAGCCAATTGGCGAAAGCTTTTATGTGGAGCACGATGTCTTCCGGCTAGCCCTGCACCATACGGCATGA